Proteins from one Loktanella sp. M215 genomic window:
- a CDS encoding retron system putative HNH endonuclease: MLKIYRSEPPSQFLKLVERPKEELFDWARRTESERQQRRAPIRADLFHREDVHSQIANEFDHKCAFCECHLGNEGGVDHFRPKSLYPWLSYEWENLFYVCRNCNNKKSNLFPLKGKHAPFLATLEDARAIEKPLLIDPTFEYPGQHLTFLSSGLITPRSNSQKGLATINTLQLNRESWVLDRQKFCEKSLDIWKRSLEGNPTYPEGFLVSGEFLACQHWAIARSIAEFKKLPTSKVTGRDLINELKMLIANSDEALRSRLTGAILDVQMTDKGKSSVFLNTSRNALVKYRASVPDTQESDSFEATTEATEYFARDNVSSIQIANFKAIEKLAINMPLKRGERAGAPCMLLLGENAVGKSSFLLGVGLALLGSKAIEKLDLPYGSLARSVSKDIWDQWGTEAIEVKLEFHNERQPAVFSFDPVSKKLGGTSPQTAIVLGYGPHRFFSAAKSARKKSSAERLRSLFDPSKPLPDPTDWLSKLEGAKFNAVARTIRTILPIGDDDDLVNDPQSGICVRADGQMTPVSRLSEGYRSVFAMTADICRALLEHWTDLEDARAVVLIDEIDTHLHPRWKLQVMSSLRRALPKVQFIVTSHDPLCVRGMDDGEVVVLYRDEAGRVSQMIDLPDVSGMGAEQLLNSEYFGLASTLDADIHMGIARISSDGGDVRGGSLGEETDQLISRLTVGDSATAQIIQEALLQYLRGREKPVGSLSQTARAKAVAAVANALRSAKSER; this comes from the coding sequence ATGCTTAAAATTTATCGTAGTGAGCCGCCAAGTCAGTTCCTAAAGCTGGTTGAGCGTCCTAAAGAAGAGCTTTTTGATTGGGCCCGCAGAACCGAGAGCGAGCGACAACAAAGGCGCGCGCCTATTCGCGCCGACCTGTTTCACAGGGAAGATGTGCACTCGCAGATTGCGAATGAATTCGACCATAAGTGCGCATTTTGCGAATGCCATTTGGGCAATGAGGGTGGAGTTGACCACTTTCGCCCAAAGAGCCTCTATCCATGGCTTTCCTATGAATGGGAAAATCTTTTTTACGTTTGCCGCAACTGCAACAATAAAAAGAGCAATTTATTTCCACTGAAAGGCAAGCACGCACCGTTTTTGGCAACGTTAGAAGACGCCCGGGCGATCGAAAAACCCCTACTGATTGATCCAACATTTGAATATCCTGGCCAGCACCTTACTTTTTTGAGTTCCGGCTTGATAACTCCTCGTAGCAACTCCCAAAAGGGTCTCGCAACGATCAATACCCTTCAGCTTAACAGAGAAAGCTGGGTCTTGGATCGGCAAAAATTTTGCGAAAAGTCTTTGGACATATGGAAGCGCTCGCTTGAGGGAAACCCGACCTATCCGGAAGGTTTTTTAGTAAGTGGCGAATTTTTGGCTTGCCAGCACTGGGCTATCGCTCGATCAATCGCTGAATTTAAGAAGCTGCCGACATCCAAGGTGACTGGGCGCGACTTAATAAACGAACTAAAGATGCTCATTGCTAATTCAGACGAGGCTCTCCGCTCTCGGTTGACTGGCGCAATATTAGATGTCCAAATGACCGACAAGGGAAAGAGTTCGGTTTTTCTGAATACTTCGCGAAATGCGTTGGTCAAGTATCGAGCTAGTGTACCTGACACTCAAGAGTCCGATTCATTTGAAGCAACCACTGAAGCGACAGAGTACTTTGCACGCGATAACGTCTCATCAATCCAGATTGCGAACTTTAAAGCAATTGAAAAACTTGCCATCAATATGCCCCTAAAGCGCGGTGAAAGGGCGGGTGCGCCTTGCATGTTATTGCTCGGGGAAAATGCTGTTGGTAAATCCTCATTTCTCTTGGGTGTTGGCCTAGCCCTACTTGGATCCAAGGCTATTGAGAAACTAGATCTGCCGTACGGTAGCCTTGCTAGAAGTGTGAGCAAAGATATTTGGGACCAGTGGGGAACGGAGGCCATCGAGGTGAAACTAGAATTTCATAACGAAAGGCAGCCTGCTGTCTTTTCCTTCGATCCTGTTTCTAAGAAGCTTGGAGGTACATCGCCTCAGACTGCGATTGTCTTAGGATATGGCCCTCACCGCTTTTTTTCTGCTGCTAAAAGTGCCCGCAAAAAGAGCTCAGCAGAAAGGCTGAGAAGCCTCTTCGATCCATCAAAACCCTTACCTGACCCAACAGATTGGCTTAGTAAACTCGAGGGCGCCAAGTTCAACGCCGTTGCCCGAACAATACGGACAATTCTTCCAATTGGAGATGACGACGACCTCGTCAATGATCCCCAGTCCGGAATTTGTGTTCGTGCCGACGGTCAAATGACGCCAGTGTCGAGGCTAAGCGAAGGCTATCGTTCCGTTTTTGCGATGACTGCTGATATCTGCCGTGCCTTGCTTGAGCACTGGACGGATCTCGAAGATGCTCGAGCAGTTGTCTTGATCGATGAGATCGACACCCACCTTCACCCTCGTTGGAAGTTGCAGGTCATGTCCTCGCTTAGAAGAGCGTTGCCTAAAGTTCAGTTCATTGTGACTAGCCATGACCCCCTCTGTGTTCGCGGCATGGACGATGGTGAAGTTGTCGTTTTGTATCGTGATGAAGCTGGACGGGTTTCTCAGATGATAGACCTCCCCGACGTTTCGGGAATGGGAGCGGAACAGCTGCTAAATTCTGAGTACTTCGGTCTAGCGAGTACTCTTGATGCAGACATACACATGGGTATTGCACGCATTTCATCGGATGGCGGGGACGTTCGAGGCGGTTCGCTCGGAGAAGAAACCGACCAACTTATTTCTCGGCTAACTGTAGGTGACAGCGCCACAGCTCAGATAATACAAGAGGCGCTACTGCAATATCTTAGGGGCAGAGAAAAGCCGGTGGGAAGCTTGTCTCAAACAGCTCGTGCTAAAGCCGTTGCTGCGGTGGCAAACGCTCTGCGTTCAGCCAAAAGCGAGCGCTAA
- a CDS encoding EAL domain-containing protein has translation MLGKIGRGSRPLLPFVGLIAILLIFVQTDVLTPFDRRITALRMTYSQTPASGDVVVVAVDKRSLDAVGAWPWPRSIHGALIDRLRTSGARDIFLDFDFSYPTIPTEDDALRDALDRAGGGVLLPIFGQDDAMGQGSAGLVGINRPYAPFEKLSWPVAVTVPADPDGEIRHYFYSLNLPNGPIETVAAVLAGQQGPPDTTFSINFGVQARSLPIYSAFDVLQGQIDPVAFQDKSVIVGAFALELRDNFNVPVHGILPGAVIHALAAETLRSGTIPKMMKPAWGIGWSVLLVALMNIWHRRLRAWAVVVGLLGSCLLTEALAYVLYRADQLQSPTAIFHVAVLCYGFWRLSASLDVVNWRLRDQVARLDNATELLQRIFEHSAACIVVIDDRGMILTFSRSAERHFGAGPKAIALPQVFADIATAALAAGPGCTGSGPQQIALDDKVFEYTATLSKLRRAATGRLHRMTEEPLVTLSITDVTTEHLQQQRIAYLSNYDVQSGAFRRHAFENRLSDTLSVDTPATVLALQINGLAKVNAILGREVATAFLREIVTQMRGVFGPQAAIGRLSDQVFAVLSVSPSAPEQNDALAQRLYTTLATPIQVKTAMIDARPQVGYAFKPMAVRIDGAALLKQAEIALDAVVHTTGIDTMPFSPALADHKTRLLQIEDALWGAHARDEFVLLYQPQIDMETGQLVGVEALLRWMHPKLGSVPPDVFIPIAESNGYIHELGRWVLTKACHDARHLPDRIEVAVNVSGHQLHGDTFAVEVQQVLKATGLRPARLCLELTESVFVDTTDKIIRQMHAIAALGPTWALDDFGTGYSSFAYLSRFPLKKVKLDKSFIQAPDDDCHADAILRSVAVLCDGIDAVFLGEGVETQSQFNRLHDANCKLVQGYFFGKPQALDDILRGLSLPISA, from the coding sequence GTGCTTGGGAAAATCGGTCGAGGATCAAGGCCCCTTTTGCCGTTTGTCGGCCTGATCGCAATTCTGTTGATCTTTGTACAAACGGACGTTCTGACCCCGTTTGACCGTCGCATCACTGCGTTGCGGATGACCTATTCACAGACCCCTGCCAGCGGCGATGTCGTCGTCGTTGCCGTCGATAAACGCAGCTTGGACGCCGTGGGGGCCTGGCCGTGGCCGAGGTCGATCCATGGCGCGTTGATTGATCGCCTGCGCACGAGCGGTGCGCGGGATATTTTCCTCGATTTCGACTTCAGCTATCCAACGATACCCACCGAGGACGACGCCCTGCGTGACGCGTTGGATCGGGCCGGCGGCGGCGTGCTGCTGCCGATCTTTGGCCAGGATGACGCAATGGGCCAAGGGAGCGCCGGTCTCGTCGGCATCAACCGACCGTATGCCCCGTTCGAGAAGCTGTCGTGGCCCGTCGCCGTGACCGTACCGGCCGATCCCGATGGTGAGATCAGACACTATTTCTACAGCCTAAATCTGCCAAATGGTCCGATAGAGACCGTCGCCGCTGTGCTTGCGGGTCAGCAAGGCCCGCCCGACACCACGTTTTCGATCAACTTCGGCGTTCAGGCGCGCAGCCTGCCGATCTATTCCGCCTTCGATGTCCTGCAGGGGCAGATCGATCCGGTCGCGTTTCAGGACAAGTCGGTCATTGTCGGAGCATTCGCGTTGGAACTGCGCGATAATTTCAATGTCCCGGTGCACGGCATCCTTCCGGGCGCGGTCATCCACGCCCTCGCTGCCGAAACCCTCCGTAGCGGCACGATACCGAAGATGATGAAACCCGCATGGGGCATCGGCTGGTCCGTTCTGCTGGTGGCGCTCATGAACATCTGGCACCGGCGGTTGCGCGCCTGGGCGGTCGTTGTCGGGCTGCTGGGGAGCTGCCTGCTGACGGAAGCGCTTGCCTACGTCCTTTACCGCGCTGACCAATTGCAATCACCAACGGCCATCTTTCACGTCGCCGTCCTGTGCTATGGGTTCTGGCGACTGTCGGCCTCGTTGGACGTGGTGAATTGGCGGCTTCGCGATCAGGTTGCCCGGCTGGATAACGCGACAGAGTTGCTGCAACGCATCTTTGAACATAGCGCGGCCTGCATTGTGGTGATTGACGATCGTGGCATGATCCTGACGTTCAGTCGCAGCGCGGAGCGGCATTTCGGAGCCGGACCCAAAGCGATTGCCTTGCCGCAGGTCTTTGCCGATATCGCCACTGCTGCGCTTGCTGCTGGACCGGGTTGCACCGGGTCGGGGCCACAGCAGATTGCGCTGGATGACAAAGTTTTCGAATACACCGCGACGTTGTCGAAACTGCGCCGCGCAGCGACCGGCAGATTGCACCGCATGACTGAAGAGCCGCTGGTCACCCTGTCGATCACGGACGTCACCACGGAACACCTGCAGCAACAGCGCATCGCTTATCTGTCAAACTACGATGTTCAGTCAGGCGCATTCCGGCGCCATGCCTTTGAAAATAGGCTGTCCGATACACTTTCCGTCGACACGCCTGCGACGGTGCTGGCGCTTCAAATCAATGGGCTGGCAAAGGTAAATGCCATTCTGGGCCGAGAGGTCGCGACCGCATTTCTGAGAGAAATCGTGACCCAAATGAGGGGCGTCTTTGGCCCGCAGGCCGCAATTGGCCGCTTGAGCGATCAGGTCTTTGCGGTGCTGTCCGTTTCGCCTTCAGCGCCCGAACAGAACGACGCCCTCGCACAACGTCTTTACACGACGCTGGCAACGCCGATCCAGGTCAAGACCGCCATGATCGACGCCCGTCCTCAAGTCGGTTACGCCTTCAAGCCGATGGCCGTCAGGATTGACGGTGCCGCCCTGCTGAAGCAGGCCGAAATCGCGCTTGATGCTGTTGTGCATACGACCGGCATCGACACGATGCCCTTTAGTCCCGCGCTGGCCGACCACAAAACGAGGCTTCTGCAAATCGAGGATGCCTTGTGGGGTGCCCACGCGCGTGATGAGTTCGTCTTGCTTTACCAACCACAAATTGACATGGAAACGGGGCAGCTTGTCGGAGTCGAGGCCCTGTTGCGGTGGATGCATCCTAAACTGGGCTCGGTGCCACCCGACGTCTTCATTCCGATTGCGGAATCGAACGGATACATTCATGAATTAGGGCGCTGGGTCCTGACGAAGGCCTGTCACGATGCGCGGCACCTGCCGGATCGCATCGAGGTTGCCGTCAACGTTTCAGGTCATCAATTGCACGGCGACACCTTTGCCGTAGAGGTGCAGCAGGTGTTGAAGGCCACTGGGTTGCGGCCCGCAAGGCTCTGCCTGGAGCTGACGGAATCTGTTTTTGTCGACACCACCGACAAGATTATCCGCCAGATGCACGCCATTGCGGCCTTGGGGCCGACTTGGGCGCTGGATGATTTTGGAACAGGCTATTCGTCGTTCGCCTACCTGTCCCGCTTCCCTCTGAAAAAGGTCAAGCTGGACAAGAGCTTTATCCAAGCGCCAGACGATGATTGTCACGCTGATGCGATCCTGCGTTCAGTGGCGGTTCTCTGCGATGGGATCGATGCGGTTTTTTTGGGTGAGGGCGTAGAGACTCAATCGCAGTTCAACCGACTCCACGATGCAAATTGCAAGCTTGTCCAAGGCTATTTTTTCGGCAAGCCACAGGCACTGGATGATATTCTAAGGGGTCTTTCCCTGCCCATTTCAGCTTAA
- a CDS encoding FecR domain-containing protein: MFRKCALTVFLCFIANFVWANPWIVERTTAGASYSLDGQNWSQIRNEIEIPNTSWIHTSKSARVQLRRDAERIVIQPDSLAAITTWEENGQKTRVDQRLGVIFLDVETRARQHTFVNTPHLAAVVKGTAFEVSVSATGSTVRVERGEVAVSQRGSDRSVPVGPGQSATVQSRESVAAGQAAQTSTARNAATAKSATASGVGVRSGENRPDKTRSNGKGNAGNNGNGNAGNNGNDNAGNNGNGNAGNAGNGNAGNNGNGNGNAGNAGNGNPGNGSGGNNGNAGNNSGGNNGNGNAGNDGGANNGNGNAGNNSGGNNGNGNAGNNSGGNNGNGNAGNNSGGNGNGNAGSNGNAGKNGK, from the coding sequence ATGTTTAGAAAATGCGCTCTCACGGTCTTTCTGTGCTTTATAGCAAATTTCGTCTGGGCCAACCCATGGATCGTCGAACGGACGACAGCTGGCGCATCCTACTCGCTGGATGGACAGAACTGGTCGCAGATCCGAAATGAGATCGAAATTCCCAACACCAGTTGGATTCACACGTCGAAGTCTGCGCGTGTGCAACTGCGTCGCGACGCGGAACGGATCGTTATTCAGCCAGATTCTCTGGCGGCGATTACAACGTGGGAAGAGAACGGTCAGAAAACACGGGTCGATCAGCGCCTGGGCGTGATCTTTCTTGATGTCGAAACCCGCGCGCGGCAACACACGTTCGTCAACACGCCGCATCTGGCGGCTGTGGTCAAGGGCACGGCATTCGAAGTTTCGGTCAGCGCCACCGGGTCTACCGTGCGCGTCGAACGTGGCGAGGTTGCCGTCTCGCAACGTGGATCGGATCGGTCAGTCCCAGTAGGGCCCGGGCAATCGGCAACGGTACAAAGTCGTGAATCCGTTGCCGCGGGCCAAGCCGCGCAGACGTCGACGGCTCGAAACGCTGCGACAGCCAAAAGTGCGACTGCCTCCGGCGTGGGAGTCCGTAGCGGGGAGAACCGTCCAGATAAGACTCGGAGCAATGGCAAAGGTAATGCCGGGAATAACGGTAACGGCAATGCCGGGAATAACGGTAACGACAATGCCGGGAATAACGGTAACGGCAACGCTGGGAACGCCGGCAACGGCAATGCTGGGAACAACGGTAACGGGAACGGGAACGCTGGGAACGCCGGCAACGGCAATCCCGGGAACGGCAGTGGCGGCAACAACGGCAATGCCGGTAACAATAGTGGCGGCAACAACGGTAACGGCAACGCCGGGAACGACGGCGGCGCCAACAACGGCAACGGCAATGCCGGGAACAACAGTGGCGGCAACAACGGCAACGGCAATGCCGGGAACAACAGTGGCGGCAACAACGGCAATGGCAATGCCGGGAACAACAGTGGCGGCAACGGAAACGGCAATGCCGGGAGCAATGGCAACGCTGGTAAAAACGGCAAATAG
- a CDS encoding sialidase family protein has product MTRGSLVCLIACCILGLTGSPGAAQVFSTLAEIDVPSTGVVEEPSLVTLADGRVLMSWTEVSGDTFAKVETAIYDGATWSAPVTVAEGDDLFINYADFPSAVGLPDGRIAVTFLRMNGQSYYDYDVNIAISGDDGTTWDPPIVPHRDGLARQHGFVTLLPDAKGGLLAMWLDGRAYNTGDTLGGDGTDAGAMQLRATTVTGDRALSDDLLLDDRTCTCCQTSAVVTDDGTVLLAYRDRTADEVRDISVVRRVEGRWTDPQPVSGDGWEIDGCPVNGPAIAARGDHAALVWFTGAGSVPAVKMAFSDDRGASFGPARQIDLGGPAGRVDLLQLVDGSALVSWVEWTSAGEVLLTCRATAADGCGDPVAISVNRTGNAMGFPRMTLAGDDVYIAWTAPSVDAAGRPDDGTAIHVARGTVDLSE; this is encoded by the coding sequence ATGACACGCGGCTCTCTGGTTTGTCTCATCGCATGTTGCATACTCGGCCTGACCGGCAGCCCGGGAGCGGCGCAGGTCTTTTCCACGCTGGCCGAAATCGACGTGCCCAGCACCGGTGTTGTCGAAGAGCCGTCTCTTGTGACGCTTGCAGATGGTCGCGTTCTGATGTCCTGGACCGAAGTCTCCGGTGACACCTTCGCCAAGGTCGAAACCGCGATCTACGACGGTGCCACTTGGTCGGCCCCTGTCACGGTCGCTGAGGGTGATGACCTGTTCATAAACTACGCGGATTTTCCGTCCGCCGTGGGTCTGCCGGATGGCCGGATCGCCGTCACGTTTCTGCGGATGAACGGGCAGTCTTATTACGATTACGACGTCAACATTGCGATCTCGGGTGATGACGGCACGACATGGGACCCGCCCATCGTGCCACACCGGGACGGCTTGGCCCGTCAGCATGGTTTTGTCACACTCTTACCCGATGCAAAGGGCGGTCTGCTGGCGATGTGGCTCGATGGACGGGCTTACAATACCGGCGATACGCTTGGCGGCGATGGCACGGACGCCGGCGCCATGCAGCTGCGGGCGACGACTGTCACTGGCGACCGAGCCCTGTCGGACGATCTGCTGCTGGACGACCGGACCTGTACCTGTTGTCAGACGAGTGCGGTCGTGACCGACGACGGGACCGTCCTGCTGGCCTACCGTGATCGGACCGCGGACGAAGTCAGGGACATTTCGGTGGTGCGGCGCGTGGAGGGGAGATGGACAGATCCCCAGCCTGTCAGCGGCGATGGCTGGGAAATCGACGGATGCCCGGTGAACGGCCCCGCCATCGCAGCCCGCGGCGATCATGCAGCCTTGGTCTGGTTCACCGGCGCCGGCAGCGTGCCAGCGGTCAAGATGGCCTTCTCGGATGATCGTGGGGCCAGCTTTGGGCCCGCACGACAGATCGATCTGGGCGGACCCGCGGGCCGGGTCGACCTGCTGCAACTTGTGGACGGATCGGCCCTGGTCAGCTGGGTCGAATGGACGTCGGCCGGAGAAGTGCTCCTGACCTGCAGGGCGACCGCGGCGGACGGCTGCGGAGATCCGGTCGCAATTTCGGTCAATCGCACGGGAAACGCGATGGGTTTTCCCCGCATGACGCTGGCAGGTGACGATGTCTACATCGCCTGGACCGCACCGTCCGTCGATGCAGCGGGCCGACCGGATGATGGGACCGCCATTCATGTCGCGCGCGGAACGGTCGACCTGTCTGAATGA
- a CDS encoding heavy-metal-associated domain-containing protein — translation MTTYSIPAMSCGHCKATVEKTVLALDPGATLLFDMPARTVAIATGHDDANLRAALKDAGYPAATV, via the coding sequence ATGACCACGTATTCCATTCCTGCCATGAGCTGCGGCCATTGCAAGGCGACCGTCGAGAAAACGGTTCTTGCTCTCGACCCCGGCGCAACCCTCTTGTTCGACATGCCGGCCCGCACGGTCGCCATTGCGACCGGGCACGACGACGCAAATCTGCGTGCAGCCCTGAAAGACGCAGGCTATCCGGCGGCAACGGTCTGA
- a CDS encoding heavy metal translocating P-type ATPase → MSDMSPITLSVTGMSCASCVGRVQRALAAEPGVTLAEVNLATETARVTGTVPPARLAAVLSDAGYPARDAVVDLAIADMTCASCVGRVERALLAVPGVTAAAVNLATETAQVHVIDGMATPADLIAAATAAGYPATLNGGAGSGDATTDRAARKDAEAQDLQRRMIIAAVLTLPVFVTEMGGHVFPALHHLIADSIGMQTSWIIQFLLTTLVLAWPGRSFYTKGVPALLRAAPDMNSLVALGTAAAWGYSTVATFAPALLPPEGRAVYFEAAAVIVVLILLGRTLEARAKGRTGAAITQLIGLRPKTAQVERDGQIITLEVADIAVGDLVHVRPGERLAVDGEVTSGGSWVDESMISGEPAPVDKQAGATVTGGTVNGTGALVYRATHVGSDTVLARIVRMVEDAQSARLPIQALVDRVTLWFVPAVIALAALTIGVWLIWGPAPTLAHALIAGVSVLIVACPCAMGLATPTSIMVGTGRAAELGVLFRRGDALQALQGVRVVALDKTGTLTAGRPELTDTIMTDGFDRNDVLALVAAAEGASEHPIASAITRAAQAQDLVLSTVSAFQSITGLGISATVDGRTVLVGADRLMTREGVDMTAAPSATALADRGRSPLYVAIDGRLAALFGVADPVKPGTAAAIAALHYMGLQVAMITGDNAATARAIGAQLKIDEIVAEVMPDGKVAALDRLRHTQGAIAFVGDGINDAPALASADVGLAIGTGTDVAIETADVVLMSGDLRAVVDALSVSRATMRNIRQNLFWAFGYNVALIPVAAGVLYPLNGTLLSPALAAGAMALSSVFVLTNALRLRRVPSAAPVIASPDAPQSRPVPATA, encoded by the coding sequence ATGTCCGATATGTCCCCGATCACATTGTCCGTTACTGGCATGTCCTGCGCGTCCTGCGTGGGGCGCGTGCAGCGCGCCCTTGCTGCGGAACCGGGCGTCACGCTGGCCGAGGTCAACCTCGCGACCGAGACGGCACGGGTCACAGGCACCGTCCCGCCCGCCCGTCTGGCCGCGGTGCTGTCGGATGCAGGCTATCCCGCGCGGGATGCGGTCGTCGATCTGGCGATCGCGGACATGACCTGTGCCTCCTGCGTGGGCCGCGTCGAACGCGCCTTGCTTGCGGTGCCCGGCGTCACGGCGGCCGCAGTCAATCTGGCGACGGAAACGGCGCAGGTGCATGTCATCGACGGCATGGCGACCCCGGCGGATCTGATCGCTGCGGCGACCGCTGCGGGCTATCCCGCCACGCTGAATGGCGGTGCCGGGTCCGGTGACGCCACCACGGACCGCGCCGCCCGCAAGGATGCAGAGGCGCAGGATCTGCAGCGCCGCATGATCATCGCTGCCGTCCTGACCCTGCCGGTCTTCGTGACCGAGATGGGCGGACACGTCTTTCCCGCGCTGCACCACCTGATCGCGGACAGCATCGGGATGCAGACATCCTGGATCATCCAGTTCCTGCTGACGACCCTCGTGCTGGCCTGGCCCGGGCGGTCTTTCTATACCAAGGGTGTGCCCGCCCTGCTGCGCGCCGCCCCCGACATGAACAGCCTTGTGGCACTGGGGACGGCGGCGGCCTGGGGCTATTCCACCGTGGCCACCTTTGCGCCCGCCCTGCTACCGCCCGAAGGCCGCGCCGTCTATTTCGAGGCGGCGGCCGTCATCGTCGTCCTGATCCTGCTGGGCCGCACGCTGGAGGCGCGGGCAAAGGGCCGCACCGGGGCCGCCATCACGCAACTGATCGGACTGCGGCCCAAGACAGCGCAGGTGGAACGGGACGGGCAGATCATCACCCTTGAAGTCGCCGACATCGCCGTCGGCGATCTTGTCCATGTCCGGCCCGGCGAACGGCTGGCCGTGGATGGTGAGGTCACGTCCGGCGGGTCATGGGTCGACGAAAGCATGATATCCGGCGAGCCTGCGCCGGTCGACAAGCAGGCGGGGGCGACGGTGACCGGCGGCACGGTCAATGGCACCGGCGCACTGGTCTACCGCGCGACCCACGTCGGGTCCGATACGGTTTTGGCGCGGATCGTGCGCATGGTCGAGGATGCCCAGTCCGCCCGTCTGCCGATCCAGGCCCTCGTCGATCGTGTGACCCTGTGGTTCGTCCCTGCCGTCATCGCGCTGGCCGCGCTGACCATCGGCGTCTGGCTGATCTGGGGACCGGCACCCACGCTGGCCCATGCACTGATCGCCGGAGTCTCGGTCCTGATCGTCGCCTGTCCCTGCGCGATGGGTCTGGCAACGCCGACCTCGATCATGGTGGGCACGGGCCGCGCTGCGGAACTGGGCGTGCTGTTCCGGCGCGGCGATGCCTTGCAGGCGCTGCAGGGTGTCCGGGTCGTCGCACTCGACAAGACCGGCACCCTGACGGCCGGGCGACCGGAACTGACGGATACGATCATGACCGACGGCTTTGATCGGAACGACGTGCTTGCCCTTGTCGCAGCCGCAGAAGGGGCCTCGGAACACCCGATCGCCAGCGCGATCACCCGGGCGGCGCAGGCGCAGGATCTGGTCTTGTCAACGGTCTCGGCGTTCCAATCGATCACCGGGCTGGGGATTTCCGCGACCGTGGACGGACGGACTGTCCTGGTCGGGGCCGACCGGCTGATGACGCGCGAAGGCGTCGACATGACCGCAGCCCCCTCTGCGACCGCCCTCGCCGACCGCGGACGCTCGCCGCTCTATGTCGCGATCGACGGGCGGTTGGCGGCGTTGTTCGGCGTCGCCGATCCGGTCAAGCCCGGCACGGCCGCCGCCATTGCCGCACTGCATTACATGGGCCTGCAGGTCGCGATGATCACGGGCGACAACGCGGCGACGGCGCGGGCCATCGGGGCGCAACTCAAGATCGACGAGATCGTCGCCGAGGTGATGCCCGACGGCAAGGTCGCCGCACTGGACCGGCTGCGCCACACGCAGGGTGCCATTGCGTTTGTCGGTGACGGGATCAACGATGCCCCGGCACTGGCCAGCGCGGACGTGGGGCTGGCCATCGGGACCGGCACGGACGTCGCGATCGAGACGGCGGATGTCGTGCTGATGTCCGGCGATCTGCGGGCGGTCGTCGATGCCCTGTCCGTCAGCCGTGCGACGATGCGGAATATCCGCCAGAACCTGTTCTGGGCCTTTGGCTACAACGTGGCGCTGATCCCGGTGGCGGCGGGCGTTCTCTATCCGCTGAACGGCACGCTACTGTCGCCGGCCCTGGCGGCGGGGGCGATGGCGCTGTCCAGTGTTTTTGTCCTGACGAACGCGCTGCGCCTGCGGCGGGTGCCGTCGGCGGCCCCCGTCATCGCTTCGCCAGACGCACCGCAATCCCGGCCCGTCCCCGCAACAGCATAG
- the cueR gene encoding Cu(I)-responsive transcriptional regulator: MNIGEVSTRADLPAKTIRYYEEIGLVKPLRDPNGYRAFRESDVHKLVFLGRARALGFTIEDCRALTALWEDKARASADVRSIASDHLIQIENKIADLQAMHETLSHLVSSCAGDDRPDCPILQSLEKATR, translated from the coding sequence ATGAACATCGGTGAAGTGTCGACCCGGGCGGACCTGCCCGCCAAGACGATCCGCTATTACGAAGAGATCGGGCTGGTGAAACCCCTGCGTGACCCCAATGGCTACCGTGCCTTCCGCGAAAGCGACGTGCATAAACTGGTCTTTCTGGGACGCGCGCGGGCGCTGGGATTCACCATCGAGGATTGCCGCGCCCTGACCGCGCTGTGGGAGGACAAGGCGCGCGCCAGCGCGGACGTCCGCAGCATCGCGTCCGACCATCTGATCCAGATTGAAAACAAGATCGCCGATCTGCAGGCCATGCACGAGACACTGTCGCATCTGGTCTCATCCTGCGCCGGCGACGATCGCCCCGACTGCCCGATCCTGCAAAGTCTGGAAAAGGCGACCCGCTAG
- a CDS encoding c-type cytochrome, translating to MNNTYKAIIAVFVLASLGFYWAARQASPEDMPASMQPAALSPLASTAPIVDVAVPAELSADARMGQRGFEAKCASCHGTHAAGQTGVAPPLVHKIYEPNHHSDVAFVLAAKNGVRAHHWRFGNMPPVDGVTNADVMLIARYIRELQQENGIF from the coding sequence ATGAACAACACGTATAAGGCCATCATCGCGGTTTTCGTGCTTGCCAGTTTGGGCTTCTACTGGGCCGCCCGACAGGCTTCACCCGAAGATATGCCTGCATCCATGCAACCTGCTGCTCTAAGCCCGCTGGCCAGCACTGCGCCAATCGTCGACGTTGCGGTTCCGGCCGAACTCTCGGCCGACGCCCGGATGGGGCAGCGCGGGTTCGAGGCGAAATGCGCATCGTGTCACGGCACACATGCTGCAGGGCAGACTGGCGTGGCGCCACCGCTGGTCCACAAGATCTACGAGCCCAACCACCATTCTGACGTGGCATTCGTGCTGGCGGCAAAAAATGGCGTACGGGCGCATCATTGGCGGTTTGGAAACATGCCCCCGGTCGATGGCGTGACCAACGCCGATGTCATGTTGATCGCGCGCTACATTCGCGAACTTCAACAGGAAAATGGTATCTTCTGA